A genomic window from Misgurnus anguillicaudatus unplaced genomic scaffold, ASM2758022v2 HiC_scaffold_29, whole genome shotgun sequence includes:
- the LOC141362932 gene encoding uncharacterized protein has protein sequence MMEINKDNQPELNKADEMHRNITTIQNVAQKGTRRTGDKTFEKSVKRDERHTDRSRIHSEEKPTCHRCGKSFSRKSNLAMHIKIHTGEKPFACHQCEKTFPDKTQLQKHMRTHTGERPYTCHECGKCFTQISHLKDHMKIHTGEKPYTCQECGKCFTQISHLKTHMKIHTGEKPFTCDLCGKSFSCPSSLNIHAVIHTEEKPFTCSQCKKSFRSKSNLTAHMKIHSEEKPFACLQCEECFRDASQLKTHMTIHTGEKPFACHLCEMSFTTKGNLKSHMRIHTGERPFVCHLCGKGFSQLTNLKIHARVHTGEKPFTCSQCNKCFSIKPNLKVHMKIHRDEKPFACLQCEKCFRDERQLKTHMTIHTGEKPFRCLQCGKSFKSKCTLGIHMAAHAGVKPFVCHLCGTSFSYLSSLKMHSRVHTGEKPFACSQCKKSFTRKSNLTEHMKIHSKEKPFACLQCEKCFRKKSHLKTHMRIHTERNHSDAISEFQK, from the coding sequence ATGATGGAAATAAACAAGGACAATCAGCCTGAACTGAATAAAGCTGATGAAATGCATCGTAATATTACAACAATACAGAATGTTGCACAGAAAGGAACTCGAAGAACAGGAGACAAAACGTTTGAAAAGAGTGTGAAAAGAGACGAACGCCATACGGATCGCTCAAGGATTCACAGTGAGGAGAAGCCCACGTGTCATCGCTGTGGGAAAAGTTTCAGCAGAAAATCAAACCTCGCAATGCACATaaaaattcacactggagagaaaccctTCGCTTGCCATCAGTGTGAAAAAACTTTCCCAGATAAAACACAACTTCAGAAACACATGAGAACTCACACTGGCGAGAGACCATACACTTGTCACGAGTGTGGAAAATGTTTTACCCAAATATCACACTTAAAAGATCATATGAAAATCCACACTGGCGAGAAACCATACACTTGTCAGGAGTGTGGAAAATGTTTTACccaaatatcacatttaaaaacacatatgaaaatccacactggagaaaaaccatTCACGTGTGatctgtgtggaaagagtttttcaTGTCCAAGTAGCCTTAACATACATGCAGTAATTCACACTGAAGAGAAACCTTTTACATGCAGtcaatgtaaaaaaagtttcagaAGTAAAAGCAACCTTACAGCACACATGAAAATTCACAGTGAAGAGAAACCTTTCGCTTGTCTTCAGTGTGAAGAGTGTTTCAGAGATGCAAGTCAACTTAAGACACACATGAcaattcacaccggagagaaaccattTGCATGTCATCTGTGTGAAATGAGTTTTACAACTAAAGGCAATCTTAAGTCACACATGAGAATCCACACTGGAGAGAGACCTTTCGTGTGTCATCTGTGTGGAAAGGGTTTTTCACAACTAACTAACCTTAAGATTCACGCAAGAGtccacaccggagagaaaccgttTACATGCAGTCAGTGTAACAAGTGTTTCAGTATTAAACCCAACCTTAAAGTACACATGAAAATTCACAGAGATGAGAAACCTTTCGCTtgtcttcagtgtgaaaagtgtttcCGAGATGAAAGACAACTTAAGACACACATGacaattcacactggagagaaaccattcagatgtcttcagtgtggaaagagttttaaaagtaaatgcACTCTTGGGATACACATGGCAGCTCACGCTGGAGTGAAACCATTTGTGTGTCATCTGTGTGGAACAAGTTTTTCATATCTATCCAGCCTTAAGATGCATTCAAGagttcacaccggagagaaaccttttGCATGCAGtcaatgtaaaaaaagttttacacgTAAAAGCAACCTTACAGAACACATGAAAATTCACAGTAAAGAGAAACCTTTCGCTtgtcttcagtgtgaaaagtgtttcAGAAAAAAAAGTCATCTTAAGacacacatgagaattcacactgagAGAAACCATTCAGATGCTATTAGTGagtttcaaaaataa
- the LOC141362931 gene encoding uncharacterized protein: protein MMEINKDNQPELNKADEMHRNITTIQNVAQKGTRRTGDKTFEKSVKRDERHTDRSRIHSEEKPTCHRCGKSFSRKSNLAMHIKIHTGEKPFACHQCEKTFPDKTQLQKHMRTHTGERPYTCHECGKCFTQISHLKDHMKIHTGEKPYTCQECGKCFTQISHLKTHMKIHTGEKPFTCDLCGKSFSCPSSLNIHAVIHTEEKPFTCSQCKKSFRSKSNLTAHMKIHSEEKPFACLQCEECFRDASQLKTHMTIHTGEKPFACHLCEMSFTTKGNLKSHMRIHTGERPFVCHLCGKGFSQLTNLKIHARVHTGEKPFTCSQCNKCFSIKPNLKVHMKIHRDEKPFACLQCEKCFRDERQLKTHMTIHTGEKPFRCLQCGKSFKSKCTLGIHMAVHAGVKPFVCHLCGTSFSYLSSLKMHSRVHTGEKPFACSQCKKSFTRKSNLTEHMKIHSKEKPFACLQCEKCFRKKSHLKTHMRIHTERNHSDAISEFQK, encoded by the coding sequence ATGATGGAAATAAACAAGGACAATCAGCCTGAACTGAATAAAGCTGATGAAATGCATCGTAATATTACAACAATACAGAATGTTGCACAGAAAGGAACTCGAAGAACAGGAGACAAAACGTTTGAAAAGAGTGTGAAAAGAGACGAACGCCATACGGATCGCTCAAGGATTCACAGTGAGGAGAAGCCCACGTGTCATCGCTGTGGGAAAAGTTTCAGCAGAAAATCAAACCTCGCAATGCACATaaaaattcacactggagagaaaccctTCGCTTGCCATCAGTGTGAAAAAACTTTCCCAGATAAAACACAACTTCAGAAACACATGAGAACTCACACTGGCGAGAGACCATACACTTGTCACGAGTGTGGAAAATGTTTTACCCAAATATCACACTTAAAAGATCATATGAAAATCCACACTGGCGAGAAACCATACACTTGTCAGGAGTGTGGAAAATGTTTTACccaaatatcacatttaaaaacacatatgaaaatccacactggagaaaaaccatTCACGTGTGatctgtgtggaaagagtttttcaTGTCCAAGTAGCCTTAACATACATGCAGTAATTCACACTGAAGAGAAACCTTTTACATGCAGtcaatgtaaaaaaagtttcagaAGTAAAAGCAACCTTACAGCACACATGAAAATTCACAGTGAAGAGAAACCTTTCGCTTGTCTTCAGTGTGAAGAGTGTTTCAGAGATGCAAGTCAACTTAAGACACACATGAcaattcacaccggagagaaaccattTGCATGTCATCTGTGTGAAATGAGTTTTACAACTAAAGGCAATCTTAAGTCACACATGAGAATCCACACTGGAGAGAGACCTTTCGTGTGTCATCTGTGTGGAAAGGGTTTTTCACAACTAACTAACCTTAAGATTCACGCAAGAGtccacaccggagagaaaccgttTACATGCAGTCAGTGTAACAAGTGTTTCAGTATTAAACCCAACCTTAAAGTACACATGAAAATTCACAGAGATGAGAAACCTTTCGCTtgtcttcagtgtgaaaagtgtttcCGAGATGAAAGACAACTTAAGACACACATGacaattcacactggagagaaaccattcagatgtcttcagtgtggaaagagttttaaaagtaaatgcACTCTTGGGATACACATGGCAGTTCACGCTGGAGTGAAACCATTTGTGTGTCATCTGTGTGGAACAAGTTTTTCATATCTATCCAGCCTTAAGATGCATTCAAGagttcacaccggagagaaaccttttGCATGCAGtcaatgtaaaaaaagttttacacgTAAAAGCAACCTTACAGAACACATGAAAATTCACAGTAAAGAGAAACCTTTCGCTtgtcttcagtgtgaaaagtgtttcAGAAAAAAAAGTCATCTTAAGacacacatgagaattcacactgagAGAAACCATTCAGATGCTATTAGTGagtttcaaaaataa